In Kutzneria kofuensis, the DNA window GCCAGGTGCCGGCGGCCACCTCGTTCTCGGTCAACGACATCGACCGGATGGACGTGGTGACCGTCGACCAGAAGTTCCTGGTGGACCTGACCCCGAAGTCCTGACGGGGACAGGGGAAAGGGCCGACCTCAGCCAGAGGCCGGCCCTTCCCGCCGTTCCTACCAAGCGGGCAGCAGCTGCACGTCGTCGGCGTTGACGTACTCGACGCGGTGCCCGTACTGGATCTCGTAGTAGCGCATCTTGCCGACCACCGGCTTGTTCTTCGTGCCGGTCGGGTCCCAGACCGTCGGCAGGTACAGCGCCGGCGCGACACCGCCGAACACGTAACGCTGTCCGGCGCCCAGCACGTACGGCTGCGGCACGATCGCCTGCGGCGTCACACCCCCCGGGTACGCCGAGGCCTCCGGGTAGGCGCGGCCGTAGATCGGCACGGATGCCGTGCCGGGCTTGGGAGCCACCACGAAGCCGGCCGCGAACACCGCGTCCTTGGCGTGGAACCACCCCTTCTGCCCGAGGTACCAGATGGCGACCCAATCGCCCTGGCGGTCGGCGATCGCGTACTGCTGCCCGGTGGACACGCGGCTGCCGACGTCGTTGACGTCCATGGTCTGCGGCGTGCCGGTCGGGTGCAGGCCGATGTCGGTCAGCAGCGGCGAGGTGTCACTGGGCTGCGAGTGCAGCACGACCTCGCTGGAACCCCTTGCCGGGCAAGGCGTTCCGGCCTTGGTGCAGCCGGTGAACGCAACGTTGTTGCTGGCCATGTCCGGCCGGATGGTCAGCATGCCGAACGGCGGCGCCGGCAGCGACGGGAACCGCGGCGCGCCGAGCAGGTCGAAGTAGTGGGCCCAGTCCCAGTACGGGCCGGGGTCGGTGTGCTGGCCCGGGATGTTCGGCCCGGTGATGCCGGGCACGTTGTCGTGGCCCAGGATGTGTTGCCGGTCAAGGGGAATCTGGTACCTGGCGGCCAGGTAGCGCACCAGCTTGGCCGACGAGCGGTACATCGCCTCGGTGTACCAGCCGGTCTGGGCCAGGAAGCCCTCGTGCTCGATGCCGATGGAGCGGGAGTTGACGTACCAGTTGCCCGCGTGCCAGGCCACGTTCTTGGCCAGCACGTGCTGGTCGAC includes these proteins:
- a CDS encoding peptidoglycan recognition protein family protein, whose amino-acid sequence is MPRILAVVATSASLALLLPFAGTAPAAPSNTSATSARQQAYDAAAAEFGVPAEVLLGVSYLESQWNTYAGTPSVAAGYGPMHLTDFATANTARGTEFDDSDGRGDDSRPALHPAPAPVDVPPAALQTVQQAAQLAGTTPAAVRSDPTQNIRAGAALLASYQKQRSSNAGDWYAAVAKYSGATDSGSAADFADEVFETIQQGETRTTDDGQLITLRADASVTPNTGQLADLHLTTTRSNGTECPRGLSCELDPAAYAQYGPGPDDYGNYDTSNRPATQKIDYIVIHDTEADWATTLKLIQDPKYVSWNYTIRSQDGHVDQHVLAKNVAWHAGNWYVNSRSIGIEHEGFLAQTGWYTEAMYRSSAKLVRYLAARYQIPLDRQHILGHDNVPGITGPNIPGQHTDPGPYWDWAHYFDLLGAPRFPSLPAPPFGMLTIRPDMASNNVAFTGCTKAGTPCPARGSSEVVLHSQPSDTSPLLTDIGLHPTGTPQTMDVNDVGSRVSTGQQYAIADRQGDWVAIWYLGQKGWFHAKDAVFAAGFVVAPKPGTASVPIYGRAYPEASAYPGGVTPQAIVPQPYVLGAGQRYVFGGVAPALYLPTVWDPTGTKNKPVVGKMRYYEIQYGHRVEYVNADDVQLLPAW